The Calothrix sp. PCC 7507 DNA segment CCCATAACTGCTATATCCAGCCCTGTGAGGTGTTTGGTTGCTTCCCTGACTTTGTGCAGTACTTCCTCTAAATTAAACAAAGTCCGGCCACAAGAAGGACAAGCTACATATTCCACCATAGTTTTCCGCAAACCTAAAGCTTGCAGAATGCTGTAGCAGACAGGAATTTCTTTCTCTGGTGCTTCTGTAAGTGAGACTCGGATTGTATCGCCAATACCGTCAGCAAGCAAAGTAGCAATACCAGCTGTAGACTTGATGCGGCCATATTCGCCGTCACCAGCTTCCGTTACGCCCAAATGCAGGGGATAATCCATACCTAATTCGTCCATGCGCTTGGCGATGAGGCGATAGGCGGCTACCATCACAGGTACCCGTGAGGCTTTCATGGAAATAACTATATTGCGGAAGTTGAGAGATTCACAAATCCGAACGAATTCCAACGCCGATTCCACCATCCCCTCTGGGGTGTCGCCATAGGTAAATAACATTCGTTCAGCGAGGGAACCGTGATTTACCCCGATTCGCATCGCCTTACCTTGATCTCGCAGAGAGACTACTAAAGGTGCTAGGGTTTCGCAGATTTTTTCGCCAATTTCGTCAAATTCGGCTTTGGTGTATTCACTTCTGTTGGTATTTGGCTTTTCAAAAACATACAACCCTGGATTAATCCGCACTTTCTCAATGTGCTTGGCGACTTCCAAAGCAATTTTCATGCCATTGTGATGCACATCGGCAACAATGGGCACATCTCGATAAGTGTGAATTAATTTTTGTTTAATTTCCGCTAAAGCTTTCGCATGTGCCAAACTTGGCACGGTGACGCGGACGATTTCGCAACCAATTTCGTGCAAACGACGAATAGCCGCCACGGAACCATCAATATCTAGGGTGTCTTCGTTAATCATCGACTGCACCACCACAGGATAGTTACCCCCAATGGTGACATCTCCCACCTTTACAGGACGGGTTTTACGCCGCTTGATTGTTGTATCAAAGATTGGTTGATTAGATGTGGTGTTTGCAGTTGTAACTGTGGGCAGAGTTTGCATAACCTCATTAGGTAAATTTGCTGTAGCGGAAATATCAAATTTCCAAACCTCTGTTTCTCAGATTGCCATAGGTGGGGCTATTTTGGGCGATGCCTTGGGAAAAAAAAGAAAATTTGAGTAAGAAGGAGAGATAAAGAGAAATTGACAGGCTTTTTAATTGATAGAAGCAGCAAAGATATCAGCTTTTTTAGCTGATTAGCGATCGCTCATACTACTGAGACACGTATGGTATCATTAATACCAATTATTTTATGAGTCAACCTTTAATTCCTGTTCTCCATTCAATGTCTTGATGGTGCAGCATTAATCGCAACCGTACTCAGCAAGTATTCGATTAACCTTCCCGATAGCTGCAAGTTATATAAGCGCCGCCTGAATGATACTTATCTTGTGGAAATAGAGAAAGAAAAGTATATTTTGCGGGTTTATAGGCGCGGGTGGAGAAATAAATCAGAATCTGTGAAACTTTAACTCAGACTTTGGTTCTGCATTCTGCTCAACTCCTGATGACCTCGTCATACCTCGAAAAGTTACGGAATTAATGATGTTTTCAACCAATAAGTATGTTGTGGCATACTTTTTTTAGTTAGTATAAACTATTGCCTATTGCCTTGTCTTCTAGGCACTATTTAAACATTTCCATAATTTATGACTATTCAAAAAAACACCCAACTACCTGTTCCCCCGCACTTTAACCCCGATAAGGTGGGCGAAGTCTGGCGTGTACCCTACCAAGAACGCGCCGCAGAAGCCGAAGCTTGGGCACAGCGACACAATATCAAACCAGCCTCTAGTGACAAAACTCGCATTTGTTTATTATTAATTGATGTTCAAAATACTTTCTGTATTCCCGACTTTGAATTATTTGTTGGGGGAAAATCTGGCACAGGTGCAGTAGAAGATAATCAGCGACTGTGTGAATTTATTTATCGTAATTTGGGAGTAATTACAACAATTGTACCCACACTAGATACTCATACAGCTACACAAATTTTTCATCCTATTTTTTGGGTCAATGCTACTGGAGAACACCCTATCCCAGCAGCTACCAGCATCACTCCAGCGGATATTGAGCAAGGTATTTGGCAAGTTAACCCAGCCGTGGCAGATAGTATCACTAATGGTGATTACGAATTATTAAAAAAACATGCTTATCACTACGTTAAACAACTCAGTCAAGATGGTAAATATCCTCTCACTGTTTGGCCTTATCATTCAATGCTGGGTGGAATTGGTCATGCTTTAGTTTCATCGGTAGAAGAGGCAA contains these protein-coding regions:
- the ispG gene encoding (E)-4-hydroxy-3-methylbut-2-enyl-diphosphate synthase, encoding MQTLPTVTTANTTSNQPIFDTTIKRRKTRPVKVGDVTIGGNYPVVVQSMINEDTLDIDGSVAAIRRLHEIGCEIVRVTVPSLAHAKALAEIKQKLIHTYRDVPIVADVHHNGMKIALEVAKHIEKVRINPGLYVFEKPNTNRSEYTKAEFDEIGEKICETLAPLVVSLRDQGKAMRIGVNHGSLAERMLFTYGDTPEGMVESALEFVRICESLNFRNIVISMKASRVPVMVAAYRLIAKRMDELGMDYPLHLGVTEAGDGEYGRIKSTAGIATLLADGIGDTIRVSLTEAPEKEIPVCYSILQALGLRKTMVEYVACPSCGRTLFNLEEVLHKVREATKHLTGLDIAVMGCIVNGPGEMADADYGYVGKTPGYISLYRGREEIKKVPEDQGVEELIDLIKADGRWVEP